In Rhizobium jaguaris, a single window of DNA contains:
- a CDS encoding ABC transporter ATP-binding protein: MATPIVSVDNLSVTFRTRAGRSYPVNNVSFDLAEGEILGIVGESGSGKSVTCLALAGLLGPTARATGVISFEDAMYDVGELGAMARSKLPSIGLIFQEPVSCLDPVRTIGSQIAEAAMSAGMSASEAKAEALRLLAEVAIPQPETRYDAYPAQFSGGMCQRVMIATALAMQPRLIIADEPTTALDVTIQAQVVALLVKAVRERGIPMIFISHDLDLVSEVCDRIAVMYAGSLVEINNTEGIYDRPRHPYTRLLLEAMPGHGTPLEKLADIPGELKLHDAAPSACAFAPRCPRAETHCATAVPPLIAGAASLACFNPWSALDA; the protein is encoded by the coding sequence ATGGCCACTCCCATCGTCTCCGTCGACAACCTGAGCGTAACCTTTCGGACAAGGGCTGGCCGGTCCTATCCGGTCAACAATGTCTCCTTTGACCTTGCCGAAGGTGAAATCCTCGGCATCGTCGGGGAAAGCGGCTCGGGCAAGAGCGTGACGTGCCTTGCTCTTGCCGGCCTGCTCGGACCGACGGCGCGCGCCACGGGGGTCATCTCCTTCGAAGATGCCATGTACGATGTCGGCGAGCTCGGAGCGATGGCGCGCTCGAAACTCCCCTCCATAGGCCTGATCTTTCAGGAGCCGGTCTCCTGTCTCGATCCGGTCCGCACCATCGGTTCGCAGATCGCCGAGGCGGCGATGAGCGCCGGCATGTCGGCGAGCGAAGCGAAGGCCGAGGCGCTCCGGCTGCTGGCGGAAGTCGCCATCCCTCAGCCTGAGACACGCTACGATGCCTATCCGGCGCAGTTTTCCGGCGGCATGTGCCAGCGTGTGATGATCGCGACCGCCCTTGCCATGCAACCGCGGCTGATCATTGCCGACGAGCCGACCACGGCGCTCGACGTCACCATACAGGCGCAAGTGGTGGCGCTGCTGGTCAAGGCAGTGCGCGAACGCGGCATCCCCATGATCTTCATCAGCCATGATCTCGATCTCGTCTCCGAGGTCTGCGACCGCATCGCGGTGATGTATGCGGGATCGCTGGTCGAGATCAACAACACCGAAGGCATCTACGATAGGCCCCGCCATCCCTATACGCGGCTGTTGCTGGAGGCGATGCCCGGGCACGGCACGCCGCTGGAAAAGCTGGCGGATATTCCGGGCGAGCTGAAACTGCATGACGCAGCACCGTCCGCCTGCGCTTTCGCACCGCGCTGCCCGCGCGCCGAAACGCATTGCGCGACGGCGGTTCCGCCTTTGATCGCGGGCGCGGCTTCGCTCGCCTGCTTCAATCCATGGAGCGCCCTTGATGCCTGA
- a CDS encoding ABC transporter substrate-binding protein has protein sequence MSEHTFTGLNAAVTRRTTLLMGAAAGLAALVPALPAAADDAGDIRPELRIAVQQNPTSQEPVDAASNVAFRNNYSIHETVLAIDMRGDFSVKPNLGTSWTWVSPTILEMKLRPGVIFHDGREMTADDVAFSFGPERLLNKNAPGYPVYLTSFTSLDHVEVVDPLTVRFITKFQDPIFLQRLACYAAVVISRDAWQKNGGNWTTWRQKPIGAGPYKVESYATNENVVLASHDQAFRGKPAAKRVTLRIVPEVSSRIAGLLAGDYDIATDLPPDQLSAVTGSPGHSIVGGPVPNHRILYFDKTNPALKDPRVRQALILAIDRQAIVDSIWDGRTRVPNGLQFELYGPVYLKDYPAYKYDPDQAAKLLKDAGYNGEEIEVRSQNNYYTAENPVTQAVVAMWQAIGVNAKMKFVEGGKLFENAPGRATGNWSSTAQIPDPYISFYTQFGSAGSLNSFKIWQNADFDALGAKMEKAVDPAERAKIFRDMLQLIEWNDPGVTVLHQNAVFYGIRDGIKWQPLPAFQMDLGAGSLSFEEQKS, from the coding sequence ATGTCTGAGCACACGTTCACCGGCCTCAATGCGGCCGTCACCCGGCGCACGACCTTGCTCATGGGAGCTGCGGCCGGCCTCGCGGCTTTGGTGCCGGCGCTCCCCGCGGCTGCGGACGATGCCGGCGACATCAGGCCGGAACTTCGCATCGCCGTTCAGCAGAACCCGACCTCGCAAGAGCCGGTTGATGCGGCCAGCAATGTTGCCTTTCGCAACAACTACTCGATCCATGAAACGGTTCTCGCCATCGACATGCGAGGCGATTTCTCCGTAAAGCCCAATCTCGGGACCTCCTGGACCTGGGTTTCGCCGACCATTCTGGAAATGAAACTGCGTCCCGGTGTGATTTTCCATGACGGCCGCGAGATGACCGCGGATGACGTCGCCTTCTCCTTTGGTCCCGAGCGGCTGCTCAATAAAAATGCGCCGGGCTATCCGGTCTATCTCACCAGTTTCACCAGCCTCGATCACGTCGAAGTAGTTGATCCGCTGACGGTGCGTTTCATCACCAAGTTCCAGGATCCGATCTTCCTGCAGCGCCTGGCGTGCTATGCCGCCGTCGTCATCAGCAGGGATGCCTGGCAGAAGAACGGTGGCAACTGGACGACATGGCGCCAGAAGCCGATCGGCGCCGGCCCCTACAAGGTCGAGAGCTACGCGACGAACGAAAACGTGGTTCTCGCCTCCCACGATCAGGCGTTTCGCGGCAAACCGGCTGCAAAGCGCGTGACCCTGCGCATCGTGCCGGAAGTCTCCTCGCGCATCGCCGGACTTCTTGCCGGCGATTATGACATCGCCACCGACTTGCCGCCGGATCAGCTTTCGGCTGTTACTGGCAGCCCTGGTCATTCGATCGTCGGCGGCCCGGTTCCGAACCACCGCATCCTCTATTTCGACAAGACCAATCCAGCGCTGAAGGATCCGCGCGTCCGCCAGGCCCTCATCCTTGCCATCGATCGCCAGGCCATCGTCGACTCGATCTGGGACGGCCGCACCCGAGTCCCGAACGGGCTGCAATTCGAGCTCTATGGTCCCGTCTATCTCAAGGACTATCCCGCCTATAAATATGATCCCGACCAGGCCGCGAAGCTTCTGAAGGACGCCGGCTATAACGGCGAGGAAATCGAAGTTCGCTCGCAGAACAACTACTACACGGCGGAAAATCCGGTCACGCAGGCCGTGGTTGCCATGTGGCAGGCGATCGGCGTCAATGCCAAGATGAAGTTCGTCGAAGGCGGCAAGCTGTTTGAAAATGCGCCCGGCCGGGCAACCGGCAACTGGTCGAGCACGGCACAAATCCCGGATCCCTATATTTCCTTCTACACACAGTTCGGCTCGGCCGGCTCCTTGAACTCGTTCAAGATCTGGCAGAATGCGGATTTTGACGCTCTCGGCGCCAAGATGGAAAAAGCCGTCGATCCGGCCGAACGCGCCAAGATATTTCGCGACATGCTGCAACTGATCGAGTGGAACGATCCGGGCGTGACGGTGCTGCACCAGAATGCCGTCTTCTATGGCATCCGCGATGGTATCAAGTGGCAGCCGTTGCCGGCCTTCCAGATGGATCTCGGCGCGGGCAGCCTTTCCTTCGAAGAGCAGAAGAGCTGA
- a CDS encoding LacI family DNA-binding transcriptional regulator — protein sequence MKTRARIGILEVARLAGVSAATVSRVLNDRADDARISLETQERVKATARDAGYVVNRLATSLRTHRTGVFGAIVGSLSGHYQPHLTSRLQAVAQRRGVELLVAQAKADAGEVAGQLHLFQDDFFDGVIMVSDLPGHQALCEHLDRMGKAHVTLCGGLSGPTPAVLTDDRLGMRLLFDHLVALGHRHIAFVYRVSRLALSDRRSIFQEMMSEGSAGIGGEVISFERAEIDREAFRRMLAVPSARPTALICGSDGLAIEVVALLRELGMKIPDDISVVGYDNVPDTAYWSPPLTTVAQPTDSLCEASLDLLLELTNFSADARAAMRPMQLIPPELVIRASSDFPSLQHIPPA from the coding sequence GTGAAAACTCGGGCGAGAATTGGAATTCTGGAAGTCGCGCGGCTGGCAGGGGTCTCTGCCGCGACGGTATCGCGCGTTTTGAATGATCGCGCGGATGATGCCCGTATTAGCTTGGAAACTCAGGAGCGCGTCAAGGCGACGGCGCGCGACGCCGGCTATGTCGTCAACCGGCTGGCGACCTCGCTCAGAACCCATCGGACGGGCGTCTTCGGTGCGATCGTCGGCAGCCTTTCGGGGCACTACCAGCCACATCTGACCAGTCGCTTGCAGGCGGTGGCGCAGCGGCGAGGGGTGGAACTGCTGGTGGCACAGGCCAAGGCCGATGCCGGCGAAGTCGCCGGACAGCTCCACCTGTTCCAGGACGATTTTTTCGATGGCGTGATTATGGTCAGCGATCTCCCCGGCCATCAAGCTCTGTGTGAGCATCTCGATCGGATGGGCAAGGCGCATGTTACCCTCTGCGGTGGCCTTAGTGGCCCGACGCCGGCCGTGCTGACCGATGACCGGCTCGGCATGCGTTTGCTGTTCGACCATTTGGTGGCGCTTGGACATCGCCATATTGCTTTTGTCTATCGTGTAAGCCGGCTCGCCCTCAGTGATCGCCGATCAATTTTCCAGGAAATGATGAGCGAAGGCTCAGCTGGGATCGGAGGGGAGGTCATTTCTTTCGAGAGGGCGGAGATCGATCGTGAGGCATTCCGCCGGATGTTGGCCGTCCCGTCGGCACGCCCGACCGCATTGATCTGCGGAAGCGACGGCCTGGCAATTGAGGTCGTTGCACTGCTGCGGGAGTTGGGGATGAAGATTCCAGACGATATTTCCGTTGTCGGTTATGACAATGTGCCTGACACGGCCTATTGGTCGCCGCCTTTGACGACAGTGGCGCAACCGACGGATTCTCTTTGCGAAGCTTCGCTCGATCTGCTTCTTGAACTGACGAACTTTTCGGCGGACGCCCGTGCCGCCATGCGACCGATGCAGCTTATTCCGCCCGAACTTGTCATACGTGCGTCATCGGATTTCCCTAGCCTGCAGCACATTCCTCCTGCGTAG
- a CDS encoding GlcG/HbpS family heme-binding protein codes for MSVTRETLILSHAGAMQALAAAIAHAEKIGIPQCVFVVDASGETIASIRMDGAKYLSMHTARAKARTAASSNAPTGAMSFEFGTAAGIASQGGVTHLPGGLPIRFGNRLAGAIGVGSGTGDQDFEVARAALAAIGADAV; via the coding sequence ATGTCCGTCACGCGCGAAACGCTGATCCTGTCCCATGCCGGTGCAATGCAGGCTCTTGCGGCTGCGATCGCTCATGCCGAGAAGATCGGTATCCCGCAATGCGTCTTCGTTGTCGACGCGAGCGGCGAAACCATTGCCAGCATCCGGATGGACGGCGCGAAATATCTGAGCATGCACACAGCTCGCGCCAAGGCCCGCACTGCCGCGTCGAGCAACGCGCCGACGGGTGCCATGTCTTTCGAATTCGGCACCGCTGCCGGCATCGCCTCGCAGGGCGGCGTCACGCATCTGCCGGGCGGTCTGCCGATCCGTTTCGGCAACCGCCTTGCCGGTGCGATCGGCGTTGGATCGGGCACGGGCGATCAGGATTTCGAAGTCGCCCGCGCCGCACTTGCTGCCATTGGAGCCGATGCCGTTTAA
- a CDS encoding aminotransferase class V-fold PLP-dependent enzyme, with amino-acid sequence MDTTAKGAEQPIRERLNLRPIINVSGTMTALGASIIVPEAIKAMSEIASQFVEMDDLHRRASEVIARLTSGEAGFVTASCASGISLSLAAAITGDNLLAIENLPDRTEGLKTEVIVQIGHMVSFGGNIDQAVRLAGGKVIAAGTVSVVNDYHVADAINERTAAALYVVSHHTVQYGMLSLPEFVAICHAKNVPVIVDAASEYDLRIFLQQGADIVVYSGHKFLGGPTTGIVAGRKDLVRATFLQNRGIGRGMKVGKESIAGVMAALEAWEHRDHDGIRRRERAALDLWKHALEGFAGIEAAIVPDPTNNPLDRLEVDVRPKSGFTAAGLAAALARAQIPIIVRNHEVERGHFFLDPCNLHPGEAETVARELHSLLSAKERPADAMLVPQKSTRNVRKWPD; translated from the coding sequence ATGGATACGACTGCCAAAGGCGCCGAACAGCCGATCAGAGAACGGCTTAATCTCCGCCCAATCATTAACGTCTCAGGCACGATGACCGCCTTGGGTGCGTCGATCATCGTGCCTGAGGCGATCAAGGCGATGAGCGAGATCGCGTCTCAATTCGTGGAAATGGACGATCTGCATCGGCGCGCGAGCGAGGTGATCGCGCGCCTTACCAGCGGAGAAGCGGGTTTTGTCACAGCGTCCTGCGCGAGCGGCATCAGCCTGTCTCTGGCTGCGGCGATCACCGGCGACAACCTCCTGGCGATCGAGAATCTTCCGGACCGGACCGAGGGACTGAAAACAGAAGTCATCGTCCAGATCGGCCACATGGTCAGCTTCGGCGGCAATATCGATCAAGCGGTCCGGCTCGCTGGCGGCAAGGTGATTGCCGCCGGGACCGTCAGCGTCGTCAATGATTATCACGTCGCCGACGCGATCAATGAGCGCACCGCTGCCGCCCTCTATGTGGTTTCGCACCATACGGTACAATACGGCATGCTGTCCTTGCCGGAGTTCGTGGCCATCTGCCACGCCAAAAATGTGCCTGTTATCGTCGACGCCGCATCCGAATATGATCTGCGAATCTTCCTGCAGCAGGGTGCGGATATCGTCGTCTATAGCGGGCACAAGTTTCTGGGCGGCCCGACCACCGGTATCGTCGCTGGCCGCAAGGACCTGGTGCGGGCTACTTTCCTGCAGAACCGGGGTATCGGGCGCGGCATGAAAGTCGGCAAGGAAAGCATTGCCGGTGTCATGGCGGCGCTGGAGGCGTGGGAGCATCGCGATCATGACGGCATTCGCCGTCGCGAGCGCGCTGCGCTGGATCTATGGAAACACGCGCTGGAGGGGTTTGCGGGCATCGAAGCCGCCATCGTTCCCGATCCGACCAACAATCCCCTGGACAGGCTGGAAGTCGATGTACGGCCGAAGAGCGGCTTTACGGCGGCAGGGCTTGCCGCCGCTCTTGCTCGGGCTCAGATACCGATTATTGTCCGCAATCATGAGGTCGAACGCGGACACTTCTTCCTCGACCCCTGCAATCTTCATCCGGGAGAGGCGGAGACGGTTGCCCGCGAACTTCATTCGCTGTTGTCAGCCAAAGAAAGGCCGGCGGACGCGATGCTGGTGCCGCAGAAATCGACACGCAACGTTCGCAAGTGGCCGGACTGA
- a CDS encoding RidA family protein, with protein sequence MTPHERLNALGLQLFTPPTPIGNFRNVVRCGSLLFMSGQGPLGADGTLSTGKVGQDVDVATAYQHARLTGLNLLSALSASIGDLGQVKQVIKLLGFVNATPEFTEHPKVINGCSDLFVDVFGDIGMHARSAIGVGSLPNNITVEIEAIIEIDS encoded by the coding sequence ATGACGCCTCATGAACGGTTGAACGCTCTCGGTCTGCAGCTCTTCACACCGCCAACGCCAATCGGCAATTTTCGCAATGTCGTCCGCTGCGGTTCACTGCTGTTCATGTCGGGGCAGGGACCTTTGGGCGCCGATGGTACGCTCAGCACGGGCAAGGTTGGGCAGGATGTGGATGTCGCAACCGCGTACCAGCATGCGCGGCTGACCGGGCTCAATCTCCTATCGGCGCTGTCGGCCAGCATCGGTGATCTCGGCCAGGTCAAGCAAGTTATAAAGCTGCTGGGATTCGTGAACGCGACACCGGAATTTACGGAACACCCGAAGGTCATCAACGGCTGTTCGGATCTGTTCGTCGATGTTTTCGGCGACATCGGCATGCATGCACGCTCGGCAATCGGCGTCGGTTCGCTGCCGAACAATATTACCGTCGAAATCGAAGCGATTATCGAAATTGATAGCTAG
- a CDS encoding amino acid ABC transporter ATP-binding protein: MNNTQSATPLLRIRNVAKAFGPVQVLHSIDMDVAKGEVVSVIGPSGSGKTTLLRCVNFLESYDSGSIQIDGAEVGYRDAANQQRRGERDLARMRAETGMVFQSFNLFPHLTAAENVMLGLQKVRGKSKKEAREIAEHWLNRVGLGHRINNLPSELSGGQQQRVGIARAVAMDPKILLLDEITSALDPELVNEVLDVVRQLAEEGMTMLMVTHEIAFARDASDRIIFMADGKVSAQGEPKDLPALVAENERLKAFLSRFHATPAV; encoded by the coding sequence ATGAACAACACGCAATCGGCAACGCCGCTCCTCAGAATACGAAATGTCGCCAAGGCGTTCGGCCCCGTTCAGGTTCTGCATTCCATCGATATGGACGTCGCGAAAGGCGAGGTCGTCTCGGTCATAGGCCCTTCGGGCAGCGGCAAGACGACGCTTTTGCGCTGCGTGAACTTTCTCGAAAGCTACGATAGTGGCTCGATCCAGATCGACGGAGCCGAAGTCGGCTATCGGGACGCCGCCAATCAGCAGCGCCGCGGCGAGAGGGATCTGGCGCGTATGCGTGCCGAAACGGGCATGGTTTTTCAGAGCTTCAACCTCTTTCCGCATTTGACTGCTGCGGAAAATGTGATGCTCGGCCTTCAGAAGGTCCGGGGCAAGTCGAAGAAGGAGGCGCGGGAGATAGCCGAGCATTGGCTTAATCGCGTTGGTCTCGGGCACCGCATCAACAACCTGCCGTCGGAGTTGTCGGGTGGTCAGCAGCAGCGCGTCGGCATCGCGCGCGCCGTGGCCATGGACCCCAAGATCCTGCTGCTCGACGAAATCACCTCGGCACTCGATCCTGAGCTGGTGAACGAAGTTCTCGATGTCGTCAGGCAATTGGCGGAGGAGGGCATGACGATGCTGATGGTCACCCATGAGATCGCCTTTGCCAGGGATGCCAGCGACCGCATCATCTTCATGGCCGATGGAAAAGTGTCCGCCCAGGGCGAGCCGAAGGACCTTCCGGCGCTTGTGGCGGAGAATGAACGGCTGAAGGCTTTTCTGTCCCGTTTCCACGCCACCCCGGCTGTCTGA
- a CDS encoding amino acid ABC transporter permease — MAAIVYALPFLLKGLLITLWVSAIVVALSLCIGIVFGVGLIYGPWPVKLVVRFFSDCIRGIPILVLIFIVYYGFPALGLHIVAFWAGVVALTLFKSAQVVEYVRGAVLSIPKGQMEAGMAIGLTFVQRLRYVIFPQATRRFLPPWINGVTDAVKGSALISLLGIVDLMQSINEVIGRTYEAMPLYLLGAFIYFAINYSLSSLSRRMERRYSYIRE, encoded by the coding sequence ATGGCCGCGATCGTCTATGCTCTGCCGTTCCTGCTGAAAGGCCTGCTGATCACGCTTTGGGTCTCCGCGATCGTCGTCGCGCTTTCGCTTTGCATCGGCATCGTCTTTGGCGTCGGGCTTATCTACGGCCCCTGGCCTGTCAAGCTGGTGGTGCGCTTCTTTAGCGATTGCATCCGAGGCATCCCAATCCTCGTTCTCATCTTCATCGTCTACTACGGATTCCCGGCGCTCGGTCTGCACATTGTCGCCTTCTGGGCCGGTGTTGTCGCGTTGACGCTGTTCAAATCGGCACAGGTGGTCGAATATGTGCGCGGCGCCGTTCTCTCCATTCCCAAAGGACAGATGGAAGCTGGTATGGCCATCGGCCTCACCTTTGTGCAGCGCCTTCGCTACGTCATCTTCCCGCAGGCGACCCGCCGCTTTCTGCCGCCGTGGATCAATGGCGTGACCGATGCGGTTAAGGGAAGTGCTCTGATCTCGCTGCTTGGCATCGTCGACCTCATGCAGTCGATCAATGAAGTGATCGGCCGGACCTATGAGGCCATGCCGCTCTATCTTCTCGGGGCCTTCATCTACTTCGCCATCAACTACAGTCTCTCCAGCCTGAGCCGGAGAATGGAGCGCCGCTACTCCTACATCAGGGAATGA
- a CDS encoding amino acid ABC transporter permease — protein MGYHLNFNLIWRHIDKLWGGLLLSLELAVISIAIGALIGLVLAIWYVSAGKVVRGFIAAYVEFIRNVPLILLVYLVFYGLPTAVNIAYGATTSFVITLSVYAGAYLVEVFRSGLEAVPRGQIDAGKAIGLTPLQRLLYVRLPTMTRITLPALSNTFISLFKDTSVASVIAVPELTYGAQWINFNTFRIVEVYIITTVMYLVTGYLILFGLRRLEGYFRVER, from the coding sequence ATGGGCTATCATCTGAATTTCAATCTTATCTGGCGACACATCGACAAGCTGTGGGGCGGACTTCTGCTCAGCCTCGAGCTGGCTGTCATTTCCATTGCCATCGGTGCCTTGATAGGGCTCGTCCTCGCTATCTGGTACGTATCGGCTGGCAAAGTTGTCCGCGGCTTCATCGCGGCCTACGTGGAGTTCATCCGCAATGTGCCGCTGATCCTGCTCGTTTATCTCGTCTTCTATGGACTGCCGACCGCGGTGAACATCGCCTATGGCGCGACGACATCCTTCGTCATTACTCTGTCGGTCTATGCCGGTGCCTATCTCGTCGAGGTGTTCCGGTCCGGTCTCGAGGCCGTGCCGCGCGGCCAGATCGATGCGGGCAAGGCGATCGGGCTGACGCCCTTGCAGCGTCTCCTCTACGTCCGTCTGCCGACGATGACGCGCATTACCCTGCCTGCGCTTTCCAACACCTTCATCTCCTTGTTCAAGGACACATCGGTCGCCTCGGTCATTGCTGTTCCGGAGCTCACCTACGGAGCGCAATGGATCAATTTCAATACGTTCCGTATCGTCGAGGTCTATATCATCACGACCGTGATGTATCTCGTCACGGGCTATCTCATCCTGTTCGGCCTGCGTCGGCTGGAAGGTTATTTCAGGGTGGAGCGCTAG
- a CDS encoding transporter substrate-binding domain-containing protein, which produces MNDISQRRDFLKLGLGGLAVGTAVGLMASSEEAAAQAASDSLLRTVLDRGHLIVGTGSTNAPWHFENDAGELVGMDITMGRILAKGLFDDETKVEFVKQDAQQRIPNIVTGKVDITIQFMTMTAQRAQLINFSRPYYVEGVALLTRPDADNKTFDKLLAGGSNTRISILQNVDAEQTVHLVLPDAQVMQIDTQANVIQALEAKRADAAAVDLSTVRWLASRTPDRYFDAGKQWNAMLYGAAVRQGDLDWLYFVNTTFNTAMFGHESALYDAAFKQYFGLDAPVRKPGFPTI; this is translated from the coding sequence ATGAACGATATTTCGCAGCGTCGTGATTTTTTGAAACTGGGCCTGGGTGGCCTGGCGGTCGGTACGGCCGTTGGCCTGATGGCCAGCAGCGAAGAGGCGGCAGCTCAGGCGGCCAGCGATAGTCTGTTGCGCACGGTCTTGGATCGCGGCCATCTGATTGTCGGCACCGGCAGCACCAATGCTCCCTGGCATTTCGAGAACGACGCCGGCGAACTGGTCGGCATGGACATCACCATGGGCCGGATTCTTGCCAAGGGCCTGTTCGACGACGAGACCAAGGTCGAATTCGTCAAGCAGGATGCGCAGCAGCGCATTCCGAACATCGTCACCGGCAAGGTCGACATTACCATCCAGTTCATGACGATGACGGCGCAGCGCGCGCAGCTCATCAACTTTTCCCGGCCTTACTATGTCGAAGGCGTGGCTCTGCTGACCCGTCCGGACGCCGACAACAAGACCTTTGACAAGCTCCTGGCAGGCGGCAGCAACACGCGCATTTCCATTCTCCAGAACGTGGATGCGGAACAGACCGTTCACCTCGTTCTGCCGGATGCGCAGGTCATGCAGATTGACACTCAGGCTAACGTCATTCAGGCATTGGAAGCCAAGCGCGCAGATGCCGCCGCGGTCGATTTGTCGACGGTACGCTGGCTCGCGTCGCGAACGCCCGATCGTTATTTCGACGCCGGCAAACAGTGGAATGCCATGCTTTACGGCGCCGCCGTCCGCCAAGGCGATCTCGACTGGCTGTATTTCGTCAATACGACGTTCAACACCGCCATGTTCGGTCATGAATCGGCGCTCTACGACGCCGCTTTCAAGCAATATTTCGGCCTGGACGCGCCGGTGCGCAAGCCGGGTTTCCCGACCATCTGA
- a CDS encoding IclR family transcriptional regulator: MVSNGEGARKTREAHGPRERGIDRVLKLLAYLNKAGQPVRLADLPKAIDAPRSTIYDLVGILSDAGILETNGSDNRVYFGKLLYLYGTRYLQENDIVIRGREAVERLSKQTGETSELCVRHRNKQAIVHAAPGSRPLRISSEIGSQVPIPWTASGRLLLSHLSQDEIGRLLEEGDLTLPDGRAVDLEDFARECSEARRRKLIVTTGLINSFTQCMAAPIWNSNGIVEATICFVLPIDVSEDHKTALGAELVRTAEALSIGNSHLVAAQ, encoded by the coding sequence ATGGTTTCGAACGGCGAAGGTGCGCGAAAGACCCGAGAGGCCCACGGCCCCCGCGAGCGCGGCATCGACAGAGTCTTGAAATTGCTTGCTTATCTGAACAAGGCCGGACAACCGGTGCGGCTCGCTGATCTGCCGAAAGCGATAGATGCGCCACGATCGACCATCTATGATCTCGTCGGCATCCTCTCGGATGCGGGTATTCTGGAGACCAACGGCAGCGACAACAGGGTTTATTTCGGCAAGCTGCTCTATCTCTACGGCACGCGCTACCTGCAGGAAAACGACATCGTTATCCGCGGCAGGGAAGCCGTCGAACGGCTGTCGAAACAGACGGGCGAGACGAGCGAGCTATGCGTGCGCCACAGGAACAAGCAGGCGATTGTCCATGCCGCCCCAGGTTCCCGGCCCCTTCGCATCAGCTCGGAGATCGGTTCACAGGTGCCGATCCCTTGGACGGCATCAGGACGACTGCTGCTGTCGCATCTATCCCAGGACGAAATCGGCAGATTGCTGGAGGAAGGCGACTTGACGCTTCCCGATGGGCGTGCCGTCGACCTTGAGGATTTCGCCCGCGAATGCAGCGAGGCCAGGAGACGGAAACTGATCGTCACGACAGGATTGATCAACAGCTTTACCCAATGCATGGCCGCCCCCATCTGGAACTCGAACGGCATCGTGGAAGCGACGATCTGTTTCGTCCTGCCGATCGATGTTTCCGAGGATCATAAGACGGCTCTTGGCGCGGAGCTCGTTCGCACCGCAGAAGCTCTTTCGATCGGCAACAGCCATCTGGTCGCCGCACAATAA
- a CDS encoding DUF922 domain-containing Zn-dependent protease, with amino-acid sequence MKAVVRFCLLTACLASLPVVARAQWQAVETVKTYAIAGKSGAELYESIGARGPEVASKVRAIAHTGFKLTWTRKYEPQGDACVLVSAQPKLTITYTLPKPAEQLPASTRRSWDTFIAGVHKHELVHGEMIKDMVKEIEAASVGLTAADDPDCRKIRADLTTRLAEISNKQRQRARDFDKTELSDGGNLQQLVLKLVREQ; translated from the coding sequence ATGAAGGCAGTCGTTCGATTTTGTTTGCTGACAGCTTGTCTTGCGTCATTGCCGGTGGTTGCGCGTGCGCAATGGCAGGCCGTCGAAACCGTGAAGACCTATGCCATTGCGGGGAAATCGGGCGCGGAGCTCTATGAATCGATCGGCGCGCGAGGTCCTGAGGTTGCAAGCAAGGTTCGTGCTATCGCACATACAGGCTTTAAACTGACCTGGACGAGGAAATACGAGCCGCAGGGAGATGCCTGCGTCCTAGTTTCCGCACAACCGAAGCTGACCATCACCTATACCTTGCCCAAGCCTGCGGAGCAGTTGCCGGCCTCAACGAGGAGAAGCTGGGATACATTCATTGCCGGCGTGCACAAACATGAGCTCGTGCATGGCGAGATGATCAAGGACATGGTGAAGGAGATCGAGGCCGCGAGTGTCGGCTTGACCGCCGCCGACGATCCCGATTGCCGAAAAATCAGGGCCGACCTGACGACGCGCTTGGCCGAAATCTCAAACAAACAGCGGCAGCGAGCCCGTGATTTCGATAAAACCGAACTCAGCGACGGGGGCAATCTCCAGCAACTCGTCCTCAAATTGGTGAGGGAGCAGTAG